GGCATTGTTAGGTGAGAGCATACTGTAAATTTCTTGTCAATCGTCTGACAATTGCTGGTTCTATAAGCAGATCTTTCTTGCATAAtgctttctcctgcttttgcaaaAAACCCAGGAAGCTTTAGATGCAGCTTCCTCTATCAGATTTCTACACTGTTTTCCCAAGTTCCCTTGTTgagaaaagcagcttctttAAGAAAGGGATCCCTCCCATAACcagacagagcacagagcacagagcagcagcacttgctCACAGAGCAAACACAATTCCTTAGCACTCACAAGGCAGCTTTAGGGAACGCATTTTTAACAACTTCAGCACCTACCTTTTGTTTATTGTAATGTTTGTACATTCTTATACAATGCTCAATGATGAAGAGAACAtaaatgcctcccagagccaagagCCCTTTGAGCACGGGGTCATTTTCCTCCAGGAAGCCCTCGGCGTGCACTGCGTGCGCGTGGCCGTGCCGGTGCGAGTGCCTGTGCTCGTGCACGTGGCCTTGGCCATGGTGGTGGCTGTGGTTGTGGCCTCCATGGGACTGGTGGGAGAGACAACAGTGACACCACTGGGCCAGAAGAAACAACAGAAACCCCCAcccttttttgctttttcttcacaCTAACATATTTTGCCACATACGATTTTCAATAGATTATTCATTACCCTCATCAGTAAAAAAATTCctctgtgaatttttttttttttgagggggtaGAGAATGTAGCTTCAGCTTTTCTCTCATGATGCTGAAAATGAAACTAACACTCAGAAATATCACAAGAAATTATCATTCTTACTGTCCCATTAGCAACCAAGCCTTATGACTTTTTCAACTATTACAGTCAATTACAGCCTAAATTCTGATCTGAAatatgaagtttaaaaaaacccctaaaaccaCAACCGAAAATGTGCACTTGAATTATACAAAGAAAACATGTAAATATTAGTATTTGTGCTAAACTGAGGTAACAGAATTTTAGAAAACACTTCCCCTTTTAAGATTTACAGTACACCATCATGAATTAAAAACTGCTCACCTTCCTTAGGCAATTGCTTGATTCAGTACATGAAAGGTTACTTTCTCCCTCAAATATAGCAACCAGGCAGGTTAATCCCAAGGAAATACTTTTAGGTACTGATACACAGCTATCAGTAAAGAAGAGACAGCAATActgctaattttaaaatactcttgTTGGGCTCCTGAGTGTTTTACAATAGTGTGACATCAGTTCAACAATGAATATGCAACTACttttccccacctttttttttagagaaaaacatTTCCCTCCTTTCTGTCAGCTGAAAGTCTCCAAAAGTGTTGGTGTCCCTCACAACCAAGTCAATGTACAGATGTATCAGTGCACCTTTCTTTATTGACACTATCAAACAATTCCTCAAAAATTCTGGACTCGTTTACAATTAAGAAGAAAAGGTAAGGAGACCATACTTACATGTGGCAAGAGATGGAGCAGTGCATCTCCACTCATTGTTCCTACAGCCAGAGCTACCAAGAAAGTTAGAAGAAATTTGAAGCACCATTGGTTAATGATGGGAACCAAGATCACACCTAGCAAGGAAAGCAGGCTAATGACGGTGATAGAGATGATACCACAAAACCAGGCTGTGGGAAGAAACGAACACAGAGAGGTTATCAGAACAACACCTGGAAAACATTTAAGCCTGAATAATGACTTGCAACTATCTCTTAAGAAGGTGACTTTCCTTTAACCTAAGATGTGGGATTGTTCATTGAAAAGGTGCTGAAAAATTTAAAGGCAGTACTGAGTCCACAGCAAAGCAGAACTACACAGGCTTATTCACAGCATAGTATAATACAGTGAGACATCAGAAGACAATTAGCTAGAAAGAGCCCAGCAATTCTTCCTGATTGTTAGTTCCAGGCTTAGCTTTGCAGCCCTtcatgaaacaaaaaacaaaaggttTCATACTGGGACAAAACCATCTCTGCCTACTTAACTTACAAGGGTTCTACAAGCACTAACGTGTATGTAACAGTTGTTTTTCATATGGTTCTGATGCAAAACTTTTCTGGATTCTGTATTTCTCCGTGCTTGGAGTCACATGTTTAGTTTGGCACTATTTATTTCACCTGGTACTTTGAAACATACACCTTTATTCAAGAGACAATTCAACCTTTGGCAGAGGAACTCTAAAATCTAATTTTACAATAAGAGCTTGAACAGCTGAAATCAACTTGCTACCACcaaaaagcagcatttattttttctgagacTCTTTACTGTTGCCATTAGAAGAAGAAGTGAGAATGGGATGTGGTACACCCAACATATTCCTGTTAATGAGTGAAGATGTGAAAATTTCTACATGACATTGAAAAGAAGGAATTACAGAAGAAACAGATCCTATAAACAAGGAAACATGGCTCTTTCAGTCAGCATCTCACTCtaataaagtattttctttaagTTTTAGTACAAAGGCTTTGATTTTCTTCCACAGGGTTTTTCCTAGCTCCACTTTTAATCAAATATGTATGTGTACCATATTTTGACAACTTTAAGATAAGTTACAGCTGCTGACTCAGAATCCCCAACATTTCTACATTTCAGAGTACAATCTGACTTTCCTGAGGGTCCACAAGGAGGGGAAAACATCCTGGAAAATGGGGCAGGGTATGTgtgagaggagaagaaaagaggaacGAGGATGTTGTAGTTGTTCAGTGTCAACATGAGGGTGAAACACCCCAAGAATTCTGTCTGTACAAACCCACTATGGAGCAGATTTATACGACTTTGCCAGCACAagtgtggctgctgcaggctccGTCTGGTTCAACACCAAAGCTCATAACATCTGCTGCTTTCAATTGTATTCTGGGATATTCATTCTTACTAAGGCTGTGGCTGTCATCCCACAACACTGTATAAAAGGAAACAATCCAGCTGAAATGCAAGGGGTACAAGACCACATCCACTGGGAGAAAATGACTGGAAAAAGCTTTAGACACTATGAGGTGTGCACTGACAGACATGAGCACTGAGACCATAGAAAAAGAGAGTTGTTGGTAAGGCAAAGTCCACTGTCAGATGAGGAACTGAAAAACTGAGGTTGGAAAACAGGAATACAAAAGCAGGTCTAAAGCTGAAGCAGGACCATGATGACCAAGATACTGCCACAGGTCCCTAGACTGATCCCCAGAGCACTTCAGCCATGTACCCTGGACCAAGAGGCTGTGCTGAAAACCCAGCATACACGGAGCTGTCCCTCAGTGCTCAATCAAGCACGCATGCACAAGCAGCCCAAATAAAAATGACACAGCCTTTGGGCAGGACACACGGTGGGCACACTGGTGTTCAGTGCCAGGGTAGATGATCAACAGCCTTAcatggagaaaaatggaaaggcTCGAGTTCCATCTATCACAGCAGGTTTGGCAGATACACCTCTGAGGGGCTGGAATACTCCTGTGGATGACACAGGACCTAAACATGGCATCATGATTAAGATAAGGCCCATGGGATTAGAACACGGGATCTGTGCCCCGCTCGGAGCGAGCCCCAGGAGCACTGGCATCTGCACAGGCAGAGTTACAGCTTCCACTGATCTGAGACACTTCTCTAAGCCATCTCCAGCGTTAAACTGAATGCTCCCCGTCTACTTCTGTGACTTCTACTGGCTTCATTCACTAGGTGTGCCCTTCCTTTTCAGTTGTTTAGGGGCCTCGGTGGTGACAATGCCCCCTCTTCCAGCAGGTGCACTGTGAAAGCTCAGTTCTATGGATAAGCCCTTGAAAATCCTCCATTAGAAAATGTCACAGAACTATCTGTAAGTTACAGGAAGAAAACCCAACATGGCTTCAGAAGTTTTTGGCCATCAGTTAATTAAATTATCTTGCTTTAGAAAACCACAGTTAGCAGAGGTAATGGAAACCTCACAGGCTGGTATCAATGAATAGAAGCAACACTGGCCTGTTAAGACTGATTGAAAGCTTTAACTAAAACTAAAGTAAACCACAGAAAGCTCATGTTTAAAAGTGACTGTATCCTCCTAACTTTGGTGAATACTTCTAtcaaaaaaatgtttatattaGCTTAGGTGGGCACATGCTTTCATTTCAGTACAATCCTACAACCTACAGGTTAAGTTACCCTGTGACTGACATTTGCCTTACACCTCCCACAGTCCCCACATTTCAATAAGGACTTGTTATTTTTTGATTCACTTCCTTACATAAGAAGgaacaattattattattatatcaACTGAAATCTTGCTGTAATTAATACAGGAGAATACAGGAAATTGTTATGAAGAATGATTTATCATTATCTAATCAAGCTGACTTGTTCTGCAGGTTACTGTTTGAGAGCCAAATCAATGAGTTAGAGCCCAAATTTCTACAACTAACTGGCAAAAGTGTTATTTATACTCAAGGTATCAGATGCCATAAAACATGTTAAATGTTCACAATAAGCTTCACTAATTTTGCAGATTaagtcttttaaaatgttaaaggtCTTCAAGCTGAGTTATTAATGAACTCCCTTTctcattacagaaaaataaaaggcaatcttttaaaaagaagcacTCATCTGTAGAAGCTTCCTAATTAAACTGGTCCAGAGCATGTGCAACATGACAGTTTTGTACAGGGTTTCAACATTTTAATTGGCAGAAAATGCTTAGAGTTGCTCTAGCAATGCTCTTGGTAATCAGGCAGGGGTCAGCTCTTACTACActgacagcacagcacaaagcaaTTTGCTGTCATACAAAACACCCACTGTATCTGCTCTACAGCAATCTCTGAGCAGCTAACAAGACAGCAGATGTGTCACTAGAGAAGATTTATCTATAAGaagttaattattttaatgactcTGCAACTGTTAAGAAAGATTACCAGCAATGCATTCTTCCCAACAGTTATTAACATCTATGAGAATGCAGCTATTTCAAGCTTTATTTCCAATGATGCTAAGATGCACCTATGTACTAATCAAGCTTCACATTACCAAtactttcattttcaaaatacagaCATTATATCTaagattttttagatttttaatattttaatgcaaCTAAACATCAACAATGCAATTATAATTTGTGAAAGATAGCAGTGGcaaacatttatttgaaaagtACATTCAGTTATGAAGTAACAACAGTGGATTCTACCCTTAAAGTAACTGCTTTAACaatagtaaaaatattttaacttagAACTATGGTGATGAGATAAGAAGTCTACTCAGTTTCACTCAAggtacacacaaaaaaattagaACTGGCAACAGAAGATTTTGATGGAACACTTCTCATGTGCTTAGAGAGAAATAGTCAGAAAAGGGAAGTATCAGAAATGACAATTTAAATGCTCTTGTACTTGCTTATGCCTATTTTTTAAGTTCACCAAAAACTATGCATGTCAATTCTACAGACCactgcaaaaatataaaaatagtaagacctaaaatcttattttccaGTGAATGAACTGTGATGATAGTGTTGTTCTCTATTCCTGAATTAACAGTCCAGGTGAAATTTATTAAGAAATTCAGTGCCAAAGTAACACTGCAACTTTCCAACTCTGAGAAAAACATATGGACTACCTCAGTCCcaccaagaaaaaaagacacCTACCTGATGCACCTGTTTTATCTTTATTCTCAActgatgcatttttatttcttgcaagATCTTCCAGCTCATCATAATGTACAATACAAAGCCTTCTCTCAATCTGgtagagcaaagcaggacagATGTACACAAAGAGCTCAGGAGATATTAGGGAGCTGGCTTCCACACCATAGTACCGCAGCAGCTGTGTAGCATTTAAGCACTGCAAGCAAATTGTACaaacaaattaaatatataaGCATCCAATTTCATGTAGGAAAAATGCAGGATATTATTTgagaacacaaacaaaacagaagctTTGGTCCAAATGTTCCACCAGTGCTAAAACATGTCTTCAACTGATCTAAGTGgctgagagaaagaaacagtaaaaatatcTGCACTGCACACTCGAGTCTCCCAACACCTACATAACTTTTGATAAATGTCACTGAAAAACAGTTTCCATATTCTTCACACAGTACAAGcaatgaagaaaaagcaacaggTGAAGAGTGGAAAAATGTAAATCCAAAATAGGTTTTTAAACACTTCTGTTTACCTACCAATCTTCCGTGTTTTGAGTTTCACATTTTAATACAGCTTGAAAGCTTGAACTCAGCACTCCCTCCATCCTTCTAGTTTAAAATTATGACTTTACAAGGTCCTGCATCTGTAGTTAACTGTAAGGGAAGGGATTTATGGTGCTGGCAGAACTAATGGATGCTGAAGGACAAAACAGAAGAGCTTCCACCGAgcacagtgctgctgaagcTACACCTGCAATTGCTTCTAAATCTCTCAGGACAAAGGTATCAGAAGTGTGCAAAAAGAGATgcaggtattttaggaaagagtGTTTGGGTAGTTTTCAAAAATGTTAGTGATCTCAGATTCAGAAAGAAGTCCAAAAAAGATGTGTGTAGTGGCACTATTCTGGAatgctgggaagggaaaaaccTCCCCTGTAAGCAGGTACCTCAGAAAGCTTTACAGCTCAAACTCATACACTGTATTACAGTATGGTCCCAAACATGCCTGTTATTTGTGGGTATGCACCTTCAGTTATCACGTGACAGCGCTGAAAGTCAACTTACCAGCTCTCCATCTCACACTCACCTCTTCATGCTTGTGCTCATCTTCGCTGTGATCCTTGTGACCGCGTGCTGCAGGCGGAGCGTGTTTCCTCACGCTGATCTGCTTGTGCGAGGCCTCTCTCTTGCTGGTGTGCCGGTGCCCGGTGGCGCTGCCCACACTGCCGTCCTGGTGGCCGTGGCCGGCAGAGCGGTCCCCGCCGTGCTCGTGGTGGTGCACGTGCAAGTGAGAGGAGGCGTCGTGCACGTGGTCGTGTTTGTGAACGCGGTTGTGCTCGTACTGATCGCCGGCGTCGTGCTCCGGGGCGTAATCCCACGTAGCGTCTCCCGACGTCTCGCTGAtcttcttctgcttcttcttctgTTTGCGCTGTTTCCGTTCCGGCTGCTCCTGCGTGGTGTTGGTCTCGGTGGCGGGCTCGTGGCTCTGCTCGGCGGGCTGGCCATGACCGACGGCGTCGTTGCGCGAGTGGCGCGTGCCGTTGTGCTCGTGCCGGTGCGCACGCGGGTggtgggggtggtggtggtggtgccggCGGCTCTGGTTGTGAACGTGTTTGCCCTCCTCCTTCACCGAGGGCACCGCCGCGTCTCTCTCGGTGTCGCATTTGTGATTTCTCCTTGCGGACACACCGGCCGTGGTCTGGTTTTCTGAATCTGAGTGGCTGTGAGCATGGTTATGAGGATGAAAATGCTTTCCTTCCTGTACTTCCAAAGCATACAAGTGAGAAACATGATCGTGGCCAATATCATCATGATTTATCATCACTACTTTTACCTCTCCCAAACCAAGGCTTATTAACAGTTTTTCCAGGCCAAAAAAAGATAATCTTCCATTTTCACCATAGCGATCAAAAATCTTTTCAATGTagtatttttgttcattttctgctTCCAACGTTGAAAATTTACTGGGCATAGATTCTGTTCCTCCATTCTGGAAGTATGATTCATTTGAGATCTGATAGTCATTATGGTCGTGCACACGATCCTTTTTGGGACCGTTGTTGTGTCCGTCTCCATGGCAATGATTGCactgatgaaaaataaatgtcagcAAACAAATGATGCAAAattttgtgtgcatgtgtacCTTCATCTCTGTTTCCTACAAGAAACACAAAGGGATGCACTTAGCTGCAAAGTAATCTCAATGTCAATTTATATGGCCTATCAGTTTGGCACTTATGTCAACTGAATCACTCACAAAGCTTTTTAGATACTGGCAATAAAAGAATAGCAATTGCAGTGCTTTTACTGCAGAAATTGTATTAATGTACTTTTCTTATCCAACACTGAGACAGACTGTGTATTTTAGAGATGTGGTTTTACAAACCATACTGACAGGAGGTGATGATAAGAAAAAGATTAACAACATTTACAGTCAGTCATATCAGAATATTTTTGTGCATATTTTCAGAGGCATCTATACTTATGATAACCTATAATATTGAAAATCTTGATAAAACACAAGctacaaagaaggaaaattattttaaaataacaatgctgtgttttcctcttcACAGGGTGACAGGCAGGTAATCCAGCTGAAAACCCACACACCATTTGCTCTCTTTTTGTGCTGCTGAAGTGCCTCCActaaacacacactgcacaaTTCCCTGCTTTGAAATTACCCATTATCAATGTAATCAATAAGTTGATTATCTAACTTCAATGTATTGCTCATATGTTCatatttttagtaattttcaCTTACATTGGTTTACTGACTTCAAAGATCTATGTGGACAGCCATTTAAAAGTAGGGTTATATGGAAAACATCTGCTCATGCAACTCAAAAAATACTGCTTATGCTGACAACTGTTGAGCTGAAAGCAGTTAGTGCTGATTTTTAGAAATTATATCGAGACAGTGTGGTTTTCAATTTGGTGTTACATGTAAAAACTTACAATTCAACGCCAGGTTATGAAGGAGACACTGCAAAAGCTTACCTTGTGTTCAGAATTGAAAACAAGTCACCATTTTACACTGCAGCAAATGCAGGAATGTAAGGGGACAGGACACAGGCCAGCTGTGCTTTAAGCTCTTACCACTGCCAGTGGTTTTAGCTCCTGGTGGGCACCTTGACTCGAGCTGCCACTGGCCCTACATTGCCAGACATGAGTGACCTGCATCCCAAAATGCCACTGACTCTCACATGGGACAGGAGAAATTTGGTTGtcctccccaagccccccacAGCTTCTCACTAGAATGTGCTTTGTGAAACCAGCCAGGAAAGTGCTCTGCAGCAAACTACAAACATTTGAAGTCCATCTTACTTTCTCAAAATATCTATTGGAAGCTCCTATACTTGTAACAGGTTGGCAGAGAAAAGGGAGGAGCTGCCTTCTAAGGACTTTATACGGCAAATAAATGTGTCAACACAGAAGACTGGGGAAAAACCTTTCTCTTGTTAATCTCTACAAATccaaaatatgaaaattcacttttt
Above is a genomic segment from Haemorhous mexicanus isolate bHaeMex1 chromosome 8, bHaeMex1.pri, whole genome shotgun sequence containing:
- the SLC39A10 gene encoding zinc transporter ZIP10 isoform X4, which gives rise to MFQWETEMKVHMHTKFCIICLLTFIFHQCNHCHGDGHNNGPKKDRVHDHNDYQISNESYFQNGGTESMPSKFSTLEAENEQKYYIEKIFDRYGENGRLSFFGLEKLLISLGLGEVKVVMINHDDIGHDHVSHLYALEVQEGKHFHPHNHAHSHSDSENQTTAGVSARRNHKCDTERDAAVPSVKEEGKHVHNQSRRHHHHHPHHPRAHRHEHNGTRHSRNDAVGHGQPAEQSHEPATETNTTQEQPERKQRKQKKKQKKISETSGDATWDYAPEHDAGDQYEHNRVHKHDHVHDASSHLHVHHHEHGGDRSAGHGHQDGSVGSATGHRHTSKREASHKQISVRKHAPPAARGHKDHSEDEHKHEECLNATQLLRYYGVEASSLISPELFVYICPALLYQIERRLCIVHYDELEDLARNKNASVENKDKTGASALAVGTMSGDALLHLLPHSHGGHNHSHHHGQGHVHEHRHSHRHGHAHAVHAEGFLEENDPVLKGLLALGGIYVLFIIEHCIRMYKHYNKQKSKQKWCKKTQTEESPIGRKLSDHKLNNRPDADWLQLKPLAGADDSVLSEDRLNETELTDLDGQLEPPAKNYLPVEEDNNLHHSHNDVSHGAQEHELHDSEYDSHGEDKMIARKHSHHWHHKHSHHSHGHCHSGKDLKDTGIANIAWMVIMGDGIHNFSDGLAIGAAFSAGLTGGISTSIAVFCHELPHELGDFAVLLKAGMTVKQAIVYNLLSAMMAYIGMLIGTAVGQYANNITLWIFAVTAGMFLYVALVDMLPEMLHGDGDNEEHGYCPVGQFILQNLGLLLGFAIMLVIALYEDKIVLDIQF
- the SLC39A10 gene encoding zinc transporter ZIP10 isoform X1, whose product is MFQWETEMKVHMHTKFCIICLLTFIFHQCNHCHGDGHNNGPKKDRVHDHNDYQISNESYFQNGGTESMPSKFSTLEAENEQKYYIEKIFDRYGENGRLSFFGLEKLLISLGLGEVKVVMINHDDIGHDHVSHLYALEVQEGKHFHPHNHAHSHSDSENQTTAGVSARRNHKCDTERDAAVPSVKEEGKHVHNQSRRHHHHHPHHPRAHRHEHNGTRHSRNDAVGHGQPAEQSHEPATETNTTQEQPERKQRKQKKKQKKISETSGDATWDYAPEHDAGDQYEHNRVHKHDHVHDASSHLHVHHHEHGGDRSAGHGHQDGSVGSATGHRHTSKREASHKQISVRKHAPPAARGHKDHSEDEHKHEECLNATQLLRYYGVEASSLISPELFVYICPALLYQIERRLCIVHYDELEDLARNKNASVENKDKTGASAWFCGIISITVISLLSLLGVILVPIINQWCFKFLLTFLVALAVGTMSGDALLHLLPHSHGGHNHSHHHGQGHVHEHRHSHRHGHAHAVHAEGFLEENDPVLKGLLALGGIYVLFIIEHCIRMYKHYNKQKSKQKWCKKTQTEESPIGRKLSDHKLNNRPDADWLQLKPLAGADDSVLSEDRLNETELTDLDGQLEPPAKNYLPVEEDNNLHHSHNDVSHGAQEHELHDSEYDSHGEDKMIARKHSHHWHHKHSHHSHGHCHSGKDLKDTGIANIAWMVIMGDGIHNFSDGLAIGAAFSAGLTGGISTSIAVFCHELPHELGDFAVLLKAGMTVKQAIVYNLLSAMMAYIGMLIGTAVGQYANNITLWIFAVTAGMFLYVALVDMLPEMLHGDGDNEEHGYCPVGQFILQNLGLLLGFAIMLVIALYEDKIVLDIQF
- the SLC39A10 gene encoding zinc transporter ZIP10 isoform X2, which codes for MRQETEMKVHMHTKFCIICLLTFIFHQCNHCHGDGHNNGPKKDRVHDHNDYQISNESYFQNGGTESMPSKFSTLEAENEQKYYIEKIFDRYGENGRLSFFGLEKLLISLGLGEVKVVMINHDDIGHDHVSHLYALEVQEGKHFHPHNHAHSHSDSENQTTAGVSARRNHKCDTERDAAVPSVKEEGKHVHNQSRRHHHHHPHHPRAHRHEHNGTRHSRNDAVGHGQPAEQSHEPATETNTTQEQPERKQRKQKKKQKKISETSGDATWDYAPEHDAGDQYEHNRVHKHDHVHDASSHLHVHHHEHGGDRSAGHGHQDGSVGSATGHRHTSKREASHKQISVRKHAPPAARGHKDHSEDEHKHEECLNATQLLRYYGVEASSLISPELFVYICPALLYQIERRLCIVHYDELEDLARNKNASVENKDKTGASAWFCGIISITVISLLSLLGVILVPIINQWCFKFLLTFLVALAVGTMSGDALLHLLPHSHGGHNHSHHHGQGHVHEHRHSHRHGHAHAVHAEGFLEENDPVLKGLLALGGIYVLFIIEHCIRMYKHYNKQKSKQKWCKKTQTEESPIGRKLSDHKLNNRPDADWLQLKPLAGADDSVLSEDRLNETELTDLDGQLEPPAKNYLPVEEDNNLHHSHNDVSHGAQEHELHDSEYDSHGEDKMIARKHSHHWHHKHSHHSHGHCHSGKDLKDTGIANIAWMVIMGDGIHNFSDGLAIGAAFSAGLTGGISTSIAVFCHELPHELGDFAVLLKAGMTVKQAIVYNLLSAMMAYIGMLIGTAVGQYANNITLWIFAVTAGMFLYVALVDMLPEMLHGDGDNEEHGYCPVGQFILQNLGLLLGFAIMLVIALYEDKIVLDIQF
- the SLC39A10 gene encoding zinc transporter ZIP10 isoform X3, giving the protein MKVHMHTKFCIICLLTFIFHQCNHCHGDGHNNGPKKDRVHDHNDYQISNESYFQNGGTESMPSKFSTLEAENEQKYYIEKIFDRYGENGRLSFFGLEKLLISLGLGEVKVVMINHDDIGHDHVSHLYALEVQEGKHFHPHNHAHSHSDSENQTTAGVSARRNHKCDTERDAAVPSVKEEGKHVHNQSRRHHHHHPHHPRAHRHEHNGTRHSRNDAVGHGQPAEQSHEPATETNTTQEQPERKQRKQKKKQKKISETSGDATWDYAPEHDAGDQYEHNRVHKHDHVHDASSHLHVHHHEHGGDRSAGHGHQDGSVGSATGHRHTSKREASHKQISVRKHAPPAARGHKDHSEDEHKHEECLNATQLLRYYGVEASSLISPELFVYICPALLYQIERRLCIVHYDELEDLARNKNASVENKDKTGASAWFCGIISITVISLLSLLGVILVPIINQWCFKFLLTFLVALAVGTMSGDALLHLLPHSHGGHNHSHHHGQGHVHEHRHSHRHGHAHAVHAEGFLEENDPVLKGLLALGGIYVLFIIEHCIRMYKHYNKQKSKQKWCKKTQTEESPIGRKLSDHKLNNRPDADWLQLKPLAGADDSVLSEDRLNETELTDLDGQLEPPAKNYLPVEEDNNLHHSHNDVSHGAQEHELHDSEYDSHGEDKMIARKHSHHWHHKHSHHSHGHCHSGKDLKDTGIANIAWMVIMGDGIHNFSDGLAIGAAFSAGLTGGISTSIAVFCHELPHELGDFAVLLKAGMTVKQAIVYNLLSAMMAYIGMLIGTAVGQYANNITLWIFAVTAGMFLYVALVDMLPEMLHGDGDNEEHGYCPVGQFILQNLGLLLGFAIMLVIALYEDKIVLDIQF